One stretch of Thermococcus sp. M36 DNA includes these proteins:
- a CDS encoding potassium channel family protein — MCEYVYENGHRCRLKPVEGSKYCPLHIPYDEGERLLGEGIREIKEKAFLRRLKAGQTYFEGVYLYDIKVSGFRAERPLVFKNSRIMNLLLDSVSLRGLTVYSSHVGRIVVFGSELGTILIHNSQVFGLNIIMVKFSNSVYVWDSSVRYVMINSVEYIGRGLRGEEEYGEKRALGRIELGGLRDVRRIGINVRYPLMKRILEEHGIKPATSSERSVKVTALMLRDIEFDQSARFKRQVRLSVRRFHGGLVFENLRVFGHAEILGSWLKNPEFVHTKVMGNMIFRKTSFHGDFTWNSTVLPNIPVELSVEGFVEVEDCRFNSYRAAEVFYRLARISWERNGDFERADGYYYLEMVAKRNSRLSGRRKGLKKFFLKLEGIFEWLFADLTCRYGTDWKRPILIWILAVNVFFPVLFFLTNSVEGLSSSMAFLDYEYFSVVTATTLGYGDYHPIGVGRVIASVEALFGMFMWAVFLTVFARKYMR, encoded by the coding sequence ATGTGCGAGTACGTCTACGAGAACGGGCACAGATGCAGGCTAAAACCAGTTGAGGGTTCAAAGTATTGCCCCCTGCACATCCCCTACGATGAAGGCGAGCGGCTTCTGGGGGAGGGAATAAGAGAAATCAAGGAGAAGGCTTTTCTGAGGAGGCTGAAAGCAGGCCAGACGTACTTCGAAGGCGTTTACCTGTATGACATTAAGGTAAGCGGTTTTAGGGCGGAGAGGCCCCTGGTGTTCAAGAACTCCAGGATCATGAACCTGCTTCTGGACTCCGTAAGCCTTAGGGGCCTGACTGTCTACAGTTCCCACGTTGGCAGAATTGTCGTTTTTGGGAGTGAGCTCGGGACGATACTGATTCACAACTCGCAGGTGTTCGGCCTAAACATCATCATGGTAAAGTTCTCAAATTCGGTATACGTCTGGGATTCAAGCGTCCGCTACGTCATGATAAACTCTGTCGAGTACATCGGGAGGGGCCTCCGGGGGGAGGAGGAGTACGGCGAAAAGAGGGCACTCGGGCGGATAGAGCTGGGCGGCCTCAGAGACGTAAGGAGAATTGGAATCAACGTCCGCTACCCGCTCATGAAACGCATTCTGGAGGAGCACGGCATAAAGCCGGCAACATCCTCTGAAAGAAGCGTGAAGGTAACGGCGTTAATGCTGCGGGACATAGAGTTCGACCAGTCGGCGAGGTTTAAGAGGCAGGTCAGGCTGAGCGTGAGGCGCTTCCACGGCGGTCTCGTATTCGAGAACCTAAGGGTCTTCGGCCACGCCGAGATACTTGGTAGCTGGCTTAAGAACCCCGAGTTCGTCCATACGAAGGTTATGGGCAACATGATATTCCGGAAGACGTCCTTTCACGGGGACTTCACGTGGAATTCCACTGTCCTTCCCAACATACCTGTCGAACTGAGCGTTGAGGGTTTTGTTGAAGTTGAAGACTGCAGGTTCAACAGTTACCGCGCGGCGGAAGTCTTCTACCGTCTTGCCAGGATAAGCTGGGAGAGGAACGGGGACTTTGAGAGGGCGGACGGGTATTACTACCTTGAGATGGTCGCCAAGAGGAACTCCCGGCTGAGCGGCAGGAGAAAGGGCCTCAAAAAGTTCTTTCTCAAACTGGAGGGCATTTTCGAGTGGCTCTTTGCCGACCTGACCTGCAGGTATGGAACCGACTGGAAGAGGCCGATACTCATATGGATCCTAGCTGTCAACGTCTTCTTCCCGGTTCTGTTCTTCCTGACTAACAGTGTAGAGGGACTATCAAGCAGCATGGCCTTTCTCGACTACGAATACTTCAGCGTCGTAACGGCCACGACCCTGGGCTACGGTGACTACCACCCGATAGGCGTCGGCAGGGTCATCGCCTCGGTGGAGGCCCTCTTTGGAATGTTTATGTGGGCAGTGTTCCTGACAGTCTTCGCGAGAAAGTACATGAGGTGA
- the hypF gene encoding carbamoyltransferase HypF: MKAYRLHVQGIVQAVGFRPFVYRIAHEHGLRGYVKNLGDAGVEIVVEGDEGNIEAFIRDLYAKKPPLARIESVKKKEIPIQGFDRFYIEKSSQGGGGGDSIIPPDIAICDDCLRELFNPADKRYMYPFIVCTNCGPRFTIIEDLPYDRINTTMREFPMCDYCESEYKDPLNRRYHAEPVCCPVCGPSYRLYTNNGEEITGDPLKKAAELIDKGYIVAIKGIGGIHLACDATNEEAVAELRRRTHRPQKPFAIMAKDVETVEEFAFVSPEELEELTSYRRPIVTLRKREPFPLPENLAPGLHTIGVMLPYAGTHYILFHWSRSKVYVMTSANYPGMPMVKDNERAFRELKDVADYFLLHNRKILNRADDSVIRFVNGRRAVIRRSRGFVPLPIEIPFEYRGLAVGAELMNAFGVAKNGKVYPSQYIGNTSKVEVLEFMREAIGHFQRILRVKDFDLIVADLHPSYNTTKLAMEMANELGTELLQVQHHYAHIASVMAENGLDEIIGIAVDGVGYGTDGNTWGGEVIYLSYEDVERLAHIDYYPLPGGDLASYYPLRALMGVLSKIYGVEELEGIIERCCPKAVESLRYGKVEFKVILNQLAKGINTGYASSTGRVLDAFAVLLNVAYRRHYEGEAAMKLESFAMRGKNDLKFEVPVEGELIKVDELFRDALEVLDRAAPADIAYSVHLALGRAFADVAVERAKEFGVRNIGISGGVAFNELIVKTVRKMAEANGLNFYTTHEVPRGDNGINVGQAFLGGLYLEGYLTKEDLML, translated from the coding sequence ATGAAAGCTTACAGGCTTCACGTTCAGGGTATCGTTCAGGCCGTCGGCTTCCGTCCCTTCGTTTACAGGATAGCACACGAGCACGGGTTGAGGGGCTACGTCAAGAACCTCGGCGATGCAGGCGTCGAGATAGTGGTCGAGGGCGATGAGGGAAACATAGAGGCCTTTATCCGCGACCTCTATGCAAAAAAGCCCCCGCTTGCGAGGATAGAAAGTGTGAAGAAAAAAGAGATACCCATCCAGGGATTCGACCGCTTCTACATAGAAAAGAGCTCCCAGGGCGGAGGGGGTGGAGACTCGATAATCCCTCCAGACATAGCGATATGCGACGACTGTCTGAGGGAGCTTTTCAACCCAGCGGACAAGCGCTACATGTACCCCTTCATAGTCTGCACCAACTGCGGGCCAAGGTTCACGATCATCGAGGATTTGCCATACGATAGAATCAACACCACGATGAGAGAGTTCCCGATGTGCGACTATTGTGAGAGCGAGTACAAAGATCCCCTCAACAGGCGCTATCACGCGGAGCCTGTCTGCTGTCCCGTCTGCGGACCATCTTACAGGCTCTACACGAACAATGGAGAGGAGATAACCGGAGACCCGCTGAAAAAGGCGGCAGAGCTCATTGATAAGGGATACATAGTGGCGATAAAGGGTATCGGCGGGATCCACCTCGCCTGTGATGCCACCAACGAGGAAGCTGTTGCGGAGCTGAGGAGGAGAACCCACAGGCCCCAGAAGCCCTTTGCTATAATGGCAAAGGACGTCGAGACTGTGGAGGAGTTCGCCTTCGTCTCGCCGGAGGAGCTTGAGGAGCTGACCTCTTACAGGAGGCCAATCGTGACCCTCCGCAAGAGGGAGCCGTTCCCGCTGCCGGAGAACCTTGCCCCGGGACTGCACACAATAGGCGTCATGCTCCCATACGCGGGAACCCACTACATCCTCTTCCACTGGAGCAGAAGCAAAGTCTACGTCATGACCTCCGCCAACTACCCGGGAATGCCGATGGTAAAGGACAACGAGAGGGCCTTTAGGGAGCTGAAGGACGTTGCGGACTACTTCCTGCTCCACAACAGGAAGATACTCAATAGGGCTGACGACAGCGTTATACGCTTCGTGAACGGCAGGAGGGCGGTTATAAGAAGGAGCAGGGGCTTCGTGCCTCTGCCGATAGAGATACCCTTTGAATACCGCGGCCTGGCCGTTGGGGCCGAGCTGATGAACGCCTTCGGCGTGGCAAAGAACGGGAAGGTCTACCCGAGCCAGTACATAGGCAACACATCCAAAGTTGAGGTTCTTGAGTTCATGAGGGAAGCCATAGGGCACTTCCAGAGGATCCTCCGCGTTAAGGACTTCGACTTAATAGTCGCCGACCTGCACCCGAGTTACAACACGACCAAGCTGGCAATGGAAATGGCCAATGAGCTGGGGACCGAGCTCCTGCAGGTCCAGCACCACTACGCTCACATAGCGAGCGTTATGGCCGAGAACGGTCTGGATGAAATCATAGGGATAGCGGTTGACGGGGTTGGCTACGGCACCGACGGAAACACCTGGGGCGGTGAGGTAATATACCTGAGCTACGAGGACGTGGAGAGATTGGCCCACATAGACTACTACCCGCTCCCCGGCGGAGATCTGGCAAGCTACTACCCGCTGAGGGCGCTTATGGGTGTGCTCAGCAAGATATACGGTGTTGAGGAGCTGGAGGGGATAATAGAGAGGTGCTGTCCCAAGGCGGTAGAGAGCCTCCGCTACGGGAAGGTCGAGTTCAAAGTGATTCTGAACCAGCTCGCGAAGGGAATAAACACGGGCTATGCGTCCTCAACGGGAAGAGTTCTCGACGCTTTCGCTGTGCTCCTCAACGTGGCATACAGAAGGCACTACGAGGGCGAGGCCGCGATGAAGCTTGAGAGCTTCGCGATGCGCGGCAAGAACGACCTCAAGTTCGAGGTTCCGGTCGAGGGCGAGCTGATAAAGGTTGATGAGCTGTTCAGGGACGCTTTGGAGGTTCTGGACAGGGCTGCCCCGGCGGACATAGCCTACTCAGTCCACCTCGCCCTGGGAAGGGCCTTTGCGGACGTTGCGGTGGAAAGGGCGAAGGAGTTTGGCGTGAGGAACATCGGCATCAGCGGTGGGGTCGCCTTCAATGAGCTGATAGTCAAGACGGTGAGGAAGATGGCTGAAGCGAACGGCCTGAACTTCTACACCACCCACGAGGTGCCGCGCGGCGACAACGGGATAAACGTGGGACAGGCTTTCCTCGGCGGCCTGTACCTTGAGGGATACCTCACGAAGGAGGACCTGATGTTGTGA
- a CDS encoding ATP-NAD kinase family protein, whose amino-acid sequence MRVGLIINPIAGMGGKVALKGTDGVVDEAVRRGARPVAADLVRLFLAELDHYGKAGKIEFLTGPRPLGEDVLKEFDIPFEVIGHREIGYRVLDGVEIPDTTSEDTKELARRMLGKVDLLLFAGGDGTARDVVEAIDENLPILGIPTGVKMYSGVFATSPEDAARVLVEFLHGSVKLEEREVRDIDEDAYRHDEVKARTYGKAIVPVVETLVQGSKERLPLDEEEELEAIAEAVAEEILERDGVYFLGSGSTIKRIKDRLGIDGTLLGVDVVEVRDGKAELLVKDAAERDLLHFTDRGPKIVVTVIGGLGFLFGRGNQQFSAEVLRRIPKENILVVATPSKIAGSAVRVYTGDREVDEKLRGYIRVRVSPWMERVVRVV is encoded by the coding sequence ATGCGCGTTGGGCTTATAATCAACCCGATAGCCGGGATGGGTGGGAAGGTCGCCCTCAAGGGCACGGACGGTGTTGTTGATGAGGCCGTCAGGAGGGGTGCCAGACCCGTGGCGGCCGACCTGGTGAGGCTCTTCCTGGCCGAGCTGGACCACTACGGTAAAGCTGGAAAAATCGAGTTCCTCACCGGCCCGAGGCCGCTCGGTGAGGACGTTTTAAAGGAGTTTGACATCCCATTTGAGGTAATCGGGCACAGGGAGATAGGCTACCGCGTCCTTGACGGTGTCGAAATTCCCGACACGACTTCAGAGGACACCAAGGAGCTCGCGAGAAGGATGCTCGGAAAGGTTGACCTCCTCCTCTTTGCGGGCGGAGACGGAACGGCCAGGGATGTGGTTGAGGCAATCGATGAGAATCTCCCGATCCTCGGAATCCCCACCGGGGTTAAGATGTACTCTGGTGTTTTTGCCACCTCGCCAGAGGACGCGGCGAGGGTTCTGGTGGAGTTTCTCCATGGTAGTGTAAAGCTTGAAGAGCGTGAGGTAAGGGACATAGATGAAGACGCCTACCGCCACGACGAGGTTAAAGCGAGGACCTACGGGAAGGCCATCGTCCCGGTTGTCGAGACCCTTGTCCAGGGGAGCAAGGAGAGACTTCCACTCGATGAAGAGGAAGAGCTTGAGGCCATAGCCGAAGCGGTTGCAGAGGAGATACTTGAAAGGGATGGAGTTTATTTCCTTGGCTCCGGTTCGACAATCAAGAGGATAAAGGACAGGCTTGGTATAGATGGAACTCTCCTTGGTGTTGATGTCGTTGAAGTCAGGGACGGGAAGGCGGAACTGCTCGTGAAGGACGCGGCTGAAAGGGACCTCCTCCACTTCACTGACAGAGGTCCGAAAATAGTCGTTACGGTGATAGGGGGTCTCGGCTTTCTCTTCGGAAGGGGTAACCAGCAGTTTTCCGCCGAGGTGTTGAGGAGGATCCCGAAGGAGAACATCCTCGTTGTGGCAACGCCATCGAAGATAGCCGGCAGCGCGGTTCGGGTCTACACGGGCGACAGGGAAGTTGACGAAAAGCTCCGGGGCTACATCAGGGTTCGCGTGAGTCCGTGGATGGAGCGGGTAGTCAGGGTCGTTTAG
- the hypD gene encoding hydrogenase formation protein HypD, producing the protein MLEKFKDRELAQKIVRQIHEEAKGLDELRFMHVCGTHEDTVTRSGIRSLLPDNIKIVSGPGCPVCITPVEDIVKMQEIMRQAYAEGDRIILTTFGDMYKIPTPRGSFADLKSEGYDVRVVYSIFDTYKIAKENPDRTVVHFSPGFETTTAPAAGMLNAVAEEGLENFKIYSVHRLTPPAVEVLVKQGTRFHGLIDPGHVSTIIGVRGWEYITTDYGIPQVIAGFEPVDMLLAILLLVRMAKNGEARIINEYTRVVKYEGNVTAQMLIDKFFEVKDARWRALGVMPRSGLELRKEWKDLEIRTYYDPEVPKLPDLEKGCLCGAILRGLALPPQCPHFGKTCTPRSPIGPCMVSYEGTCSIFYKYGALF; encoded by the coding sequence ATGCTGGAGAAGTTCAAGGACAGGGAGCTCGCCCAGAAGATAGTCAGGCAGATACACGAGGAGGCAAAGGGCCTCGACGAGCTGCGGTTCATGCACGTCTGCGGAACCCACGAGGATACGGTAACGCGCTCCGGGATCCGCTCCCTCTTGCCGGACAACATCAAGATAGTAAGCGGCCCGGGCTGTCCCGTCTGCATAACCCCCGTCGAGGACATAGTAAAGATGCAGGAGATAATGAGACAGGCCTACGCCGAGGGGGACAGGATAATCCTTACCACCTTCGGGGACATGTATAAGATCCCGACCCCAAGGGGTAGCTTCGCCGACTTAAAGAGCGAGGGCTACGATGTTAGGGTTGTCTATTCGATCTTTGACACCTACAAGATAGCCAAAGAGAACCCCGACAGGACGGTCGTGCACTTCTCACCGGGCTTCGAGACGACCACAGCCCCGGCCGCGGGAATGCTTAACGCCGTTGCCGAGGAAGGGCTGGAAAACTTCAAGATATACTCGGTCCACCGCTTAACTCCCCCAGCTGTCGAGGTGCTCGTAAAGCAGGGGACAAGGTTCCACGGCCTCATCGACCCTGGCCACGTTTCCACAATAATCGGCGTGAGGGGCTGGGAGTACATAACGACCGACTACGGCATACCCCAGGTCATAGCCGGCTTCGAGCCGGTTGACATGCTACTGGCCATACTCCTCCTGGTCAGAATGGCCAAGAACGGGGAAGCCAGGATAATCAACGAGTACACGCGAGTCGTTAAATACGAGGGTAACGTTACCGCCCAGATGCTCATAGACAAGTTCTTTGAGGTTAAAGACGCCAGGTGGCGCGCACTCGGCGTCATGCCCAGGAGCGGCCTTGAGCTGAGGAAGGAGTGGAAAGATCTGGAGATAAGAACCTACTACGACCCTGAGGTCCCCAAGCTCCCGGATCTCGAAAAGGGATGCCTCTGCGGTGCAATCCTCCGCGGCCTTGCACTGCCCCCGCAGTGTCCGCACTTCGGCAAGACGTGCACGCCGAGGAGTCCGATAGGCCCGTGTATGGTCTCCTACGAGGGGACATGCTCGATATTCTACAAGTATGGGGCGTTATTCTAA
- a CDS encoding cysteine desulfurase, whose amino-acid sequence MRIPDDVRKDIPLTSEVIYFDNTATSLTPKPVVEAMDEYYLKYRANVHRGIHRLSQMATHKYEESRKIVADFLNAKFEEIVFTKNTSESLNLVALGLEHLFKPGDKIVTTPYEHHSDLLPWQRLAKKLSLKLEFIEGDDEGNLDLSDAERKIKGAKLVAVQHVSNALGVIHEIEELGKMAKEEGAIFVIDAAQSAGHMEVDVKKFRADFLGFSGHKGPMGPTGIGVLYINEEFFDTFEPPFLGGGTIEDVDLCCYKLTEPPERFEAGTPNIGGAIGLAAGIKYIEKIGLDKIERQEYKLVKRITEGLDELEVPWYGPRNLKKHAGVVSFNVPPLHPHDVAAILDEHRIMVRSGHHCALPVMKRLGINGTVRASFHVYNSIEEVETFLGVMEEIVKSLRG is encoded by the coding sequence ATGAGGATCCCTGATGATGTAAGGAAGGACATACCCCTGACTTCTGAGGTCATATACTTCGACAACACCGCAACCTCTCTCACCCCGAAACCCGTGGTAGAGGCCATGGACGAGTACTACCTGAAGTACCGTGCCAACGTCCACAGGGGGATCCACAGGCTCTCCCAGATGGCGACCCACAAGTACGAAGAGAGCAGGAAGATTGTTGCCGATTTCCTCAACGCCAAGTTTGAAGAAATAGTGTTCACCAAGAACACCAGCGAGAGCCTCAACCTCGTGGCTTTGGGGCTCGAACACCTCTTCAAGCCCGGCGACAAGATAGTGACCACGCCCTATGAGCACCACTCCGATCTGCTCCCCTGGCAGAGGCTGGCCAAAAAGCTCAGCCTGAAGCTGGAGTTCATCGAGGGCGACGACGAGGGCAACCTAGACCTGAGCGACGCGGAAAGGAAGATTAAGGGGGCAAAGCTCGTCGCGGTTCAGCACGTCTCCAACGCCCTCGGCGTCATCCACGAGATCGAGGAGCTCGGAAAGATGGCCAAGGAGGAGGGGGCGATATTCGTCATTGACGCTGCCCAGAGCGCTGGCCACATGGAGGTTGACGTCAAGAAGTTCCGCGCCGACTTCCTGGGCTTTTCTGGCCACAAGGGGCCGATGGGGCCCACGGGAATTGGGGTCCTCTACATCAATGAGGAGTTCTTTGACACCTTCGAGCCTCCTTTCCTTGGAGGTGGAACCATAGAGGATGTTGACCTGTGCTGTTACAAGCTAACCGAGCCGCCGGAGAGGTTTGAAGCAGGAACGCCCAACATAGGCGGAGCAATAGGTCTCGCCGCTGGAATAAAGTACATCGAGAAGATAGGCCTCGACAAAATCGAAAGGCAGGAGTACAAACTCGTGAAGCGCATCACGGAGGGCCTCGACGAACTTGAAGTCCCGTGGTACGGGCCGAGGAACCTGAAAAAACACGCCGGTGTTGTGAGCTTCAACGTTCCGCCGCTCCACCCGCACGACGTCGCGGCGATACTCGACGAGCACAGGATAATGGTTCGCTCCGGCCACCACTGCGCCCTGCCGGTCATGAAGAGGCTGGGCATCAACGGAACCGTGAGGGCCTCGTTCCACGTTTACAACAGCATTGAAGAGGTGGAGACCTTCCTGGGAGTCATGGAGGAAATAGTGAAAAGTCTGAGGGGCTAA
- a CDS encoding MFS transporter, with protein MSQRTAVAVRNATIANRYRYIPTIPRWFYSFVPFKVATGGSSALVSLYLLQLGGSASTVGAAFALASLASMLGALFWGRLSDRTLRRKPFIILGFISVPVFLPLMAFAKTPSQLIAVNTAYAFFLASTLPVPIALVLRSVRKHSWGYGIGKFNEVSGWGWVLGLVLGFGLSRFLTIPQLFLAFGLIGLLAVPMAQRLIREAPVYINRRSIAAFGNYVIEKARYMPSFILHTNFSLPNELKRFYVAFFLFWVAAGLYFPQIPVLLTESGFGRGTVYLALIVNSTIAALNYTRVSLSMGQEKERTLRKGLLLRAGAFVTVLGGLVASPALLPLILVSYALAGYSWTFIGVSSTAIVSERAGEKEKGSAMGTYNVVSSAGYITGSALSGAVISGAGFGGAFGLGLLLLGGSLVLMKR; from the coding sequence ATGAGTCAGAGAACGGCGGTCGCAGTGAGAAACGCCACCATAGCAAACCGCTACCGCTATATACCCACCATCCCAAGGTGGTTCTACTCCTTCGTGCCCTTCAAGGTAGCCACGGGTGGAAGCTCAGCGCTTGTCAGCCTCTACCTCCTCCAGCTCGGCGGGAGTGCCTCAACGGTCGGGGCCGCCTTTGCCCTGGCCAGCCTTGCCTCGATGCTAGGGGCCCTCTTCTGGGGCAGGCTCAGCGACAGAACCCTGAGGAGAAAACCCTTTATAATCCTCGGCTTCATCAGTGTGCCGGTATTCCTCCCTCTTATGGCCTTTGCAAAAACTCCATCCCAGCTCATAGCTGTCAACACAGCGTACGCCTTCTTTCTGGCATCCACCCTTCCGGTTCCCATAGCGTTGGTCTTGAGGAGCGTTAGAAAACACAGCTGGGGCTACGGCATAGGAAAGTTTAACGAGGTAAGCGGCTGGGGCTGGGTTCTCGGCTTGGTCCTTGGTTTCGGTCTTTCGCGCTTCCTTACCATACCTCAGCTATTCCTTGCGTTCGGCCTGATAGGCCTCCTCGCTGTACCAATGGCCCAACGCCTGATACGCGAGGCGCCCGTGTACATCAACAGAAGGTCAATAGCCGCTTTCGGAAACTACGTTATCGAAAAGGCCCGTTATATGCCCTCCTTTATACTCCACACCAACTTCAGCCTGCCCAACGAGCTGAAGAGGTTCTACGTAGCGTTTTTCCTGTTCTGGGTAGCGGCAGGGCTGTACTTTCCCCAGATACCGGTTCTCCTCACGGAGAGCGGCTTTGGCAGGGGAACAGTTTACCTCGCCCTTATCGTGAACTCCACCATAGCGGCACTCAACTACACTCGTGTAAGTCTCAGTATGGGGCAGGAAAAAGAGAGAACCCTGAGGAAGGGTCTGCTACTCCGCGCCGGGGCTTTTGTGACGGTACTGGGTGGACTGGTTGCATCGCCGGCCCTGTTGCCCCTCATCCTCGTGTCATACGCCCTGGCTGGCTACTCCTGGACTTTTATCGGGGTCTCCTCGACGGCCATAGTGAGCGAGAGGGCGGGAGAGAAGGAGAAGGGCAGCGCTATGGGAACCTACAACGTGGTTAGTTCGGCGGGATACATAACGGGTAGCGCCCTGAGCGGGGCCGTCATATCAGGGGCAGGATTTGGGGGTGCCTTTGGCCTGGGACTGCTCCTTCTCGGGGGCAGCCTAGTACTGATGAAGAGGTAA
- a CDS encoding HypC/HybG/HupF family hydrogenase formation chaperone: protein MCLAVPAKVLEIKGNVAIVDFGGVKREARLDLLPDVKVGDYVIVHTGFAIEKLDEERAREILEAWDEVFRITRGEGLPGGN from the coding sequence ATGTGCTTGGCGGTTCCCGCAAAAGTACTTGAAATAAAGGGAAACGTCGCGATAGTCGATTTCGGCGGCGTTAAGAGAGAAGCGCGCCTTGACCTGCTCCCCGACGTTAAAGTGGGGGACTACGTCATAGTCCACACGGGATTCGCGATAGAAAAGCTGGACGAGGAGAGGGCGAGGGAGATACTTGAAGCATGGGACGAAGTCTTCAGAATAACCAGGGGTGAGGGACTCCCGGGAGGGAACTGA
- the hypE gene encoding hydrogenase expression/formation protein HypE, translated as MKIKLEHGAGGEIMEELLRDVILRTLTLKSAGGVGLDALDDGATIPLGDKHLVFTIDGHTVRPLFFPGGDIGRLSVSGTVNDLAVMGAKPLALANSMIIGEGFDGEDLKKILRSMDETAREVPVPIVTGDTKVVEDGIEMFVITAGIGIAERPITDSGAKVGDVVLVSGTVGDHGIALMSHREGIAFETELESDVAPIWEVVEAVAKAIGWENIHAMKDPTRGGLSNALNEMARKADVGILIREADVPIRPEVRAASDMLGISPFDVANEGKVVMIVPKEHAEEALRAMRGTEKGRNAAIIGEVIDQYRGKVLVETGIGGKRFLEPPAGDPVPRVC; from the coding sequence ATGAAGATCAAGCTCGAACACGGAGCAGGCGGGGAAATAATGGAGGAGCTCTTGAGGGACGTCATACTGAGGACACTGACCCTCAAGAGCGCAGGAGGAGTTGGACTGGATGCCCTCGACGACGGGGCGACGATACCCCTCGGAGATAAGCACCTCGTCTTCACGATAGACGGGCACACAGTGAGGCCGCTCTTCTTTCCGGGGGGAGACATTGGCCGTCTTTCAGTCAGCGGAACAGTGAACGATCTGGCAGTTATGGGGGCAAAGCCCCTCGCTCTAGCCAACTCTATGATAATCGGTGAGGGCTTCGACGGCGAAGACCTGAAGAAAATCCTCCGCTCGATGGATGAAACGGCCAGAGAAGTCCCGGTTCCGATAGTCACCGGCGACACCAAGGTCGTCGAGGACGGCATAGAGATGTTCGTCATTACAGCAGGAATAGGGATAGCCGAGAGGCCGATAACCGACTCGGGGGCGAAGGTCGGTGATGTCGTCCTCGTCAGCGGCACCGTTGGCGACCACGGCATCGCCCTGATGAGCCACCGCGAGGGGATAGCTTTCGAGACCGAGCTGGAGAGCGACGTGGCCCCGATATGGGAAGTGGTTGAGGCCGTGGCAAAGGCCATTGGCTGGGAGAACATCCACGCCATGAAGGACCCGACGAGGGGCGGGCTGAGCAACGCCCTCAACGAGATGGCCAGAAAAGCGGACGTCGGTATACTCATAAGGGAGGCGGACGTCCCAATAAGGCCAGAGGTCAGGGCGGCGAGCGACATGCTTGGAATAAGCCCCTTCGATGTAGCCAACGAGGGCAAGGTCGTCATGATAGTCCCGAAGGAGCACGCTGAGGAGGCCTTAAGGGCTATGAGAGGCACGGAAAAAGGCAGGAACGCCGCGATAATCGGCGAAGTGATAGACCAGTACCGGGGCAAGGTTCTCGTTGAGACCGGAATCGGGGGTAAGAGGTTCCTGGAGCCGCCGGCCGGGGACCCCGTCCCGAGGGTCTGCTGA